A genomic stretch from Aedes albopictus strain Foshan chromosome 2, AalbF5, whole genome shotgun sequence includes:
- the LOC115266541 gene encoding esterase B1-like yields the protein MVSRATFKLRLVILIGMIKYHLKSLWQKYYFGYKRPKVQLKLGKLRGLTDKLPNGEPYHFFKGIPYAKPPVGPLRFQPPVPIQRYDGGMIDCSVHRNESIQLNFLFNTVAGSEDGLYLNVYTPELPDSTKSAPNLPVMIFIHGGGFQDGSGDSFLYDPVDLVAAGVIVVTINYRLGPLGFLCLPSVGVYGNMGLKDQRLAFQWVQENIAQFGGNPNNVTLFGCSAGSIAAQLHYLSKNSRYLFHRIICQSCTGFSMPYLQQNPVAKSRKLASVVKGGKLISDKEALDILMRSSARTLVKLQTKAFTEHDSPLDPYKFYFRACVEPVETKDGVIAETPETIFKRVDTFNIPMITGCCDTEGGLSMHLLLDKLKAINAKPEHNMISSIVRDADIPDRAQLASDAKRLYFGSKPIDRNSLKEMSNLFTDTDFVAHQMVATEWISRYQPRVKHYNYRFTFDGQYGCMERVLGTTNIGGTWHGDDMFYIFKPAFLPRLPAQSDEEKVKQTFIQLWSSFAKNGEPSLGDAKAVEWLPVQSYAGSQNLFQLDYLNIDVKTRMMQNHCRQRLAFWRQCIIKYKKDFL from the exons ATGGTTTCGCGCGCAACTTTCAAACTTCGCCTAGTGATTCTGATTGGAATGATTAAATATCATCTGAAAAGTTTGTGGCAGAAATATTACTTTGGCTACAAGCGACCTAAAGTGCAGCTTAAGTTGGGAAAACTCCGAGGATTAACTGACAAGCTACCGAACGGTGAACCCTATCACTTCTTCAAGGGCATCCCATATGCCAAACCACCGGTCGGACCGCTTCGGTTTCAACCTCCAGTGCCAATTCAACGTTATGACGGAGGGATGATTGATTGCTCAGTACACCGGAATGAAAGCATCCAGTTGAATTTCCTTTTCAACACCGTGGCGGGGTCAGAAGATGGCCTCTACTTGAACGTGTACACACCGGAGCTTCCCGATAGTACAAAATCTGCGCCAAACCTACCAGTGATGATATTCATCCATGGGGGCGGTTTTCAGGATGGATCTGGGGATAGCTTTCTCTACGATCCTGTAGACTTGGTAGCTGCAGGGGTCATTGTCGTCACTATCAACTACCGTCTGGGACCTCTCGGATTTTTATGCCTACCCAGTGTAGGGGTCTATGGCAACATGGGATTGAAGGATCAGCGTCTTGCATTCCAGTGGGTACAGGAAAACATTGCTCAATTCGGAGGAAATCCAAATAATGTGACTCTGTTCGGCTGCAGTGCTGGAAGTATTGCAGCTCAGCTTCATTACTTATCTAAAAATTCGAG ATATCTGTTTCATCGAATAATCTGTCAAAGCTGTACCGGGTTCTCGATGCCGTATTTGCAGCAGAATCCAGTGGCTAAGTCGAGAAAATTGGCGAGTGTTGTGAAGGGTGGCAAACTAATTTCAGACAAAGAAGCATTAG ATATTTTGATGCGATCTTCCGCTCGTACTTTGGTGAAGCTCCAGACAAAAGCGTTTACCGAGCACGACAGCCCACTGGATCCCTACAAATTTTACTTCCGAGCATGCGTCGAACCTGTAGAGACTAAAGATGGTGTCATCGCCGAAACACCGGAGACAATTTTCAAACGAGTTGACACCTTCAACATACCAATGATCACCGGATGCTGTGACACTGAGGGCGGTCTGAGCATGCATCTTCTGTTGGATAAATTGAAAGCCATCAATGCCAAACCGGAACATAACATGATCTCATCCATTGTGAGAGATGCAGACATTCCGGATCGAGCCCAACTGGCTTCCGATGCCAAAAGGCTTTATTTTGGGAGCAAACCCATTGACCGGAACAGTTTGAAGGAGATGAGTAATCTGTTTACAGACACGGATTTCGTTGCTCATCAAATGGTTGCCACTGAGTGGATTTCAAGGTATCAACCTAGAGTGAAGCACTACAACTATCGTTTCACGTTCGACGGGCAGTATGGTTGTATGGAGCGCGTTCTAGGGACAACGAATATCGGAGGAACTTGGCATGGTGACGACATGTTCTACATTTTCAA ACCAGCGTTTCTGCCTCGTTTGCCAGCTCAATCAGATGAAGAAAAAGTGAAACAAACATTCATACAATTGTGGTCTAGCTTTGCCAAAAACGGAGAGCCTTCATTGGGAGATGCCAAGGCGGTGGAATGGCTACCAGTTCAGTCTTACGCTGGAAGTCAGAATTTGTTCCAACTAGATTATCTGAACATTGACGTCAAAACGAGGATGATGCAAAATCATTGTCGACAAAGATTAGCGTTTTGGCGGCAGTGTATAATAAAGTATAAGAAAGATTTCTTGTGA
- the LOC109426250 gene encoding esterase B1, which yields MLERALTVLKIAFGLIVYLIKGKYLKLRPIANQPIVSIRQGKLRGISAQLPNGSRYHYFKGVPYAKPPVGDLRFRPPVPLEKFDTPVLDCVVERSDCIQRDLFTNRVVGSEKGLYLNVFTPSIGDESEQRFPVMIYIHGGGFIAGTGSSFFYDPVYFVQEGVVVVTLNYRLGPLGFLSFPSAGISGNAGLKDQLLVFKWVKENISQFGGDPNNVTVFGESAGSISTYLHYLSKNSSQYFNRVICQSGIPSTETFFQTAGDEKARALAKILGYNGSSDAEVLQTLLNAPAEDLIKYQHKVLTPEEKRMGVHFAFMPVIEATESEDSIITETPETIIKSSRSLHKPIIDGCNSGEGILSLFLMNRRVHLGNVDPARFVPIFLKSSKDVDRTELGQQIKRFYFDDKHVNKNTHNELCDVMADNYFITNSVINSEWLAKYQPNVPHYHYRFTFDGQFSLTKKLFNQTHLKGACHGDDVFYMFSPPYLPKLPETSDECSIRRTFVRLWTNFAKYDDPSPDHDKDLQIKWKPISKTNNTSTDFKLECLEIDKVPKMIEDPFPERIKFWRSLLDTHRNNFL from the exons TCAACTACCGAATGGATCGCGTTATCACTACTTCAAGGGTGTGCCGTATGCCAAGCCACCCGTGGGAGATTTGCGCTTCAGGCCACCGGTTCCGCTAGAGAAGTTCGACACCCCGGTGCTTGATTGTGTGGTGGAACGCAGCGATTGCATACAGCGTGATCTGTTCACCAACCGAGTTGTGGGGTCCGAGAAGGGGCTTTACCTGAATGTGTTCACACCAAGTATCGGCGATGAATCCGAGCAAAGGTTTCCGGTAATGATCTACATCCACGGAGGTGGTTTTATAGCCGGCACTGGGAGCAGCTTCTTCTATGATCCAGTTTACTTTGTGCAAGAGGGCGTGGTCGTTGTGACATTGAACTATCGCTTGGGACCTCTGGGATTCCTAAGCTTTCCTAGTGCAGGAATCAGCGGCAATGCCGGCTTGAAGGATCAA TTATTGGTGTTTAAATGGGTGAAGGAGAACATTTCTCAATTTGGCGGAGATCCAAACAACGTGACGGTGTTTGGCGAAAGCGCTGGAAGTATATCGACGTATCTACACTacctttccaagaattccag CCAATATTTCAATCGAGTAATATGCCAAAGTGGAATTCCTAGCACCGAAACGTTTTTCCAAACGGCTGGTGATGAGAAAGCTCGAGCTTTGGCGAAAATCCTTGGCTACAACGGTTCTTCAGATGCAGAAGTTTTGC AAACGTTGCTGAACGCGCCTGCGGAAGATCTTATCAAATACCAGCACAAAGTCCTAACGCCCGAAGAGAAACGAATGGGCGTTCACTTTGCTTTCATGCCGGTGATCGAAGCTACGGAATCTGAAGACAGCATAATCACGGAAACCCCAGAAACAATCATAAAATCATCACGCAGCCTGCACAAACCCATCATTGATGGATGTAACAGTGGAGAAGGGATCTTgtcgttgtttttgatgaacaGAAGAGTCCACTTGGGGAATGTAGATCCAGCTCGTTTCgttccaatttttttgaaatcttcaaaagatGTTGATCGGACGGAGCTGGGACAGCAAATAAAGAGGTTTTATTTCGACGACAAACACGTAAATAAAAACACCCATAATGAGTTGTGTGACGTGATGGCGGATAATTATTTCATTACCAACTCAGTCATCAACAGCGAATGGCTGGCAAAGTATCAGCCTAACGTGCCGCATTACCACTACCGATTCACATTCGATGGCCAGTTCAGTCTAACGAAAAAACTGTTCAACCAGACACATCTGAAAGGAGCGTGCCACGGAGATGACGTGTTCTATATGTTCAG TCCACCGTACTTGCCCAAACTTCCAGAGACTAGCGATGAGTGCTCCATTCGCAGAACATTTGTTAGATTGTGGACAAATTTTGCAAAGTACGACGACCCATCTCCCGATCATGACAAGGATTTGCAGATCAAGTGGAAACCGATATCAAAAACGAACAACACCTCTACCGACTTTAAACTGGAATGCCTGGAAATTGATAAAGTTCCTAAGATGATCGAAGATCCGTTTCCAGAGCGAATCAAATTCTGGAGAAGTCTACTGGACACTCATCGAAACAATTTTCTGTga